A genome region from Hippopotamus amphibius kiboko isolate mHipAmp2 chromosome 1, mHipAmp2.hap2, whole genome shotgun sequence includes the following:
- the NKAIN1 gene encoding sodium/potassium-transporting ATPase subunit beta-1-interacting protein 1 isoform X3 — protein sequence MTFNTSLHRSWWMENGPGCLVTPVLNSRLALEDHHVISVTGCLLDYPYIEALSSALQIFLALFGFVFACYVSKVFLEEEDSFDFIGGFDSYGYQAPQKTSHLQLQPLYTSG from the exons ATGACCTTCAACACATCCCTGCACCGCTCCTGGTGGATGGAGAATGGGCCAGGCTGCCTGGTGACACCTGTCCTGAACTCCCGCCTGGCCCTGGAGGACCACCATGTCATCTCGGTCACCGGCTGCCTGCTTGACTATCCCTACATTGAAGCCCTCAGCAGTGCCCTGCAGATCTTCCTGGCT CTGTTTGGCTTCGTGTTCGCCTGCTACGTGAGCAAAGtattcctggaggaagaggacaGCT TTGATTTCATCGGCGGTTTTGACTCCTACGGATATCAGGCGCCCCAGAAGACGTCGCATTTACAACTGCAGCCTCTGTACAC GTCGGGGTAG
- the NKAIN1 gene encoding sodium/potassium-transporting ATPase subunit beta-1-interacting protein 1 isoform X1, translating into MGKCSGRCTLVAFCCLQLVAALERQIFDFLGYQWAPILANFLHIMAVILGIFGTVQYRSRYLILYAAWLVLWVGWNAFIICFYLEVGQLSQDRDFIMTFNTSLHRSWWMENGPGCLVTPVLNSRLALEDHHVISVTGCLLDYPYIEALSSALQIFLALFGFVFACYVSKVFLEEEDSFDFIGGFDSYGYQAPQKTSHLQLQPLYTSG; encoded by the exons GTGGCTGCGCTGGAGCGGCAGATCTTTGACTTCCTGGGCTACCAGTGGGCTCCGATCCTAGCCAACTTCCTGCACATCATGGCAGTTATCCTGGGCATCTTTGGCACTGTGCAGTACCGCTCCCGGTACCTCATTCTG taTGCAGCCTGGCTGGTACTCTGGGTTGGCTGGAATGCGTTTATCATCTGCTTCTATTTGGAGGTTGGACAGCTGTCCCAG GACCGGGACTTCATCATGACCTTCAACACATCCCTGCACCGCTCCTGGTGGATGGAGAATGGGCCAGGCTGCCTGGTGACACCTGTCCTGAACTCCCGCCTGGCCCTGGAGGACCACCATGTCATCTCGGTCACCGGCTGCCTGCTTGACTATCCCTACATTGAAGCCCTCAGCAGTGCCCTGCAGATCTTCCTGGCT CTGTTTGGCTTCGTGTTCGCCTGCTACGTGAGCAAAGtattcctggaggaagaggacaGCT TTGATTTCATCGGCGGTTTTGACTCCTACGGATATCAGGCGCCCCAGAAGACGTCGCATTTACAACTGCAGCCTCTGTACAC GTCGGGGTAG
- the NKAIN1 gene encoding sodium/potassium-transporting ATPase subunit beta-1-interacting protein 1 isoform X2, whose protein sequence is MAVILGIFGTVQYRSRYLILYAAWLVLWVGWNAFIICFYLEVGQLSQDRDFIMTFNTSLHRSWWMENGPGCLVTPVLNSRLALEDHHVISVTGCLLDYPYIEALSSALQIFLALFGFVFACYVSKVFLEEEDSFDFIGGFDSYGYQAPQKTSHLQLQPLYTSG, encoded by the exons ATGGCAGTTATCCTGGGCATCTTTGGCACTGTGCAGTACCGCTCCCGGTACCTCATTCTG taTGCAGCCTGGCTGGTACTCTGGGTTGGCTGGAATGCGTTTATCATCTGCTTCTATTTGGAGGTTGGACAGCTGTCCCAG GACCGGGACTTCATCATGACCTTCAACACATCCCTGCACCGCTCCTGGTGGATGGAGAATGGGCCAGGCTGCCTGGTGACACCTGTCCTGAACTCCCGCCTGGCCCTGGAGGACCACCATGTCATCTCGGTCACCGGCTGCCTGCTTGACTATCCCTACATTGAAGCCCTCAGCAGTGCCCTGCAGATCTTCCTGGCT CTGTTTGGCTTCGTGTTCGCCTGCTACGTGAGCAAAGtattcctggaggaagaggacaGCT TTGATTTCATCGGCGGTTTTGACTCCTACGGATATCAGGCGCCCCAGAAGACGTCGCATTTACAACTGCAGCCTCTGTACAC GTCGGGGTAG